One genomic window of Mycteria americana isolate JAX WOST 10 ecotype Jacksonville Zoo and Gardens chromosome Z, USCA_MyAme_1.0, whole genome shotgun sequence includes the following:
- the QNG1 gene encoding queuosine 5'-phosphate N-glycosylase/hydrolase isoform X2 codes for MEVFPSPLESARFIAGHSRDVSVDEEGARRVAESLFDRASAAEFGLAGWKSLHELNPRAASAEAVDWVFLVDTLNFSFWSEQEEQKYLVKYKRIPITSASYFATMTLDQVRHVFRSDTEVPIPLIEERHRVLNESGTVLLEKFGGSFLTCVKMSEKSAQKLLRLVLENFPSYRDEALFEKKRVSFYKRAQILVADTWSVLEGKGHGSFDDISSLTIFADYRIPQVLVHLKAMKYSEELMKKLREGTIFQSGDREEVEIRGCSIWCCALICKHLLELYQKKGQDMREKINAVLLDYHLWDYARDHREEMKDIPFHRVRCIYY; via the exons ATGGAGGTGTTCCCGTCCCCGCTGGAGTCCGCCAGGTTTATCGCCGGCCACAGCAGGGATGTCTCCGTGGACGAGGAGGGGGCGCGGCGGGTGGCGGAGAGTTTGTTTGACAGAGCCTCGGCGGCGGAGTTCGGGCTGGCGGGGTGGAAGAGCCTCCACGAGCTGAACCCCCGGGCCGCCAGCGCGGAGGCGGTGGACTGGGTGTTCCTGGTGGACACCCTCAACTTCTCCTTCTGGtcggagcaggaggagcagaagTACCTGGTGAAGTACAAGA gaATACCTATTACCAGTGCATCGTATTTTGCCACCATGACGCTTGACCAAGTTAGGCATGTATTTCGCTCTGACACAGAAGTGCCCATACCTTTGATTGAAGAAAGACATCGGGTGCTGAATGAAAGCGGAACAGTTCTGTTAGAGAAGTTTGGAGGCTCTTTCCTCACCTGTGTTAAAATGAGTGAGAAAAGTGCTCAGAAACTGCTACGTCTAGTACTGGAAAATTTTCCTTCTTACAGAGATGAAGCTCTGTTTGAG aaaaaaagggtGTCTTTCTACAAACGGGCACAAATACTTGTGGCTGATACGTGGAGTGTATTAGAAGGCAAAGGACATGGCTCTTTTGATGACATTTCTAGTCTGACTATATTTGCTGACTACAGAATTCCTCAAGTTCTTGTTCATTTAAAAGCAATGAAGTATTCTGAAGAACTAATGAAGAAACTACGTGAAG GAACAATTTTCCAGTCTGGAGATAGAGAGGAGGTGGAGATCCGTGGCTGTTCGATTTGGTGTTGTGCATTGATTTGTAAGCACCTGCTGGAGCTCTACCAGAAGAAGGGTCAAGACATGCGTGAAAAGATCAATGCAGTTTTACTCGATTATCATCTTTGGGACTATGCCAGGGATCACAGGGAGGAGATGAAAGATATTCCATTTCACCGAGTACGCTGTATATATTACTAA
- the QNG1 gene encoding queuosine 5'-phosphate N-glycosylase/hydrolase isoform X3, translating to MTLDQVRHVFRSDTEVPIPLIEERHRVLNESGTVLLEKFGGSFLTCVKMSEKSAQKLLRLVLENFPSYRDEALFEKKRVSFYKRAQILVADTWSVLEGKGHGSFDDISSLTIFADYRIPQVLVHLKAMKYSEELMKKLREGTIFQSGDREEVEIRGCSIWCCALICKHLLELYQKKGQDMREKINAVLLDYHLWDYARDHREEMKDIPFHRVRCIYY from the exons ATGACGCTTGACCAAGTTAGGCATGTATTTCGCTCTGACACAGAAGTGCCCATACCTTTGATTGAAGAAAGACATCGGGTGCTGAATGAAAGCGGAACAGTTCTGTTAGAGAAGTTTGGAGGCTCTTTCCTCACCTGTGTTAAAATGAGTGAGAAAAGTGCTCAGAAACTGCTACGTCTAGTACTGGAAAATTTTCCTTCTTACAGAGATGAAGCTCTGTTTGAG aaaaaaagggtGTCTTTCTACAAACGGGCACAAATACTTGTGGCTGATACGTGGAGTGTATTAGAAGGCAAAGGACATGGCTCTTTTGATGACATTTCTAGTCTGACTATATTTGCTGACTACAGAATTCCTCAAGTTCTTGTTCATTTAAAAGCAATGAAGTATTCTGAAGAACTAATGAAGAAACTACGTGAAG GAACAATTTTCCAGTCTGGAGATAGAGAGGAGGTGGAGATCCGTGGCTGTTCGATTTGGTGTTGTGCATTGATTTGTAAGCACCTGCTGGAGCTCTACCAGAAGAAGGGTCAAGACATGCGTGAAAAGATCAATGCAGTTTTACTCGATTATCATCTTTGGGACTATGCCAGGGATCACAGGGAGGAGATGAAAGATATTCCATTTCACCGAGTACGCTGTATATATTACTAA
- the QNG1 gene encoding queuosine 5'-phosphate N-glycosylase/hydrolase isoform X1, whose protein sequence is MEVFPSPLESARFIAGHSRDVSVDEEGARRVAESLFDRASAAEFGLAGWKSLHELNPRAASAEAVDWVFLVDTLNFSFWSEQEEQKYLVKYKSKTYSGYWSLCAAVNRALDEGIPITSASYFATMTLDQVRHVFRSDTEVPIPLIEERHRVLNESGTVLLEKFGGSFLTCVKMSEKSAQKLLRLVLENFPSYRDEALFEKKRVSFYKRAQILVADTWSVLEGKGHGSFDDISSLTIFADYRIPQVLVHLKAMKYSEELMKKLREGTIFQSGDREEVEIRGCSIWCCALICKHLLELYQKKGQDMREKINAVLLDYHLWDYARDHREEMKDIPFHRVRCIYY, encoded by the exons ATGGAGGTGTTCCCGTCCCCGCTGGAGTCCGCCAGGTTTATCGCCGGCCACAGCAGGGATGTCTCCGTGGACGAGGAGGGGGCGCGGCGGGTGGCGGAGAGTTTGTTTGACAGAGCCTCGGCGGCGGAGTTCGGGCTGGCGGGGTGGAAGAGCCTCCACGAGCTGAACCCCCGGGCCGCCAGCGCGGAGGCGGTGGACTGGGTGTTCCTGGTGGACACCCTCAACTTCTCCTTCTGGtcggagcaggaggagcagaagTACCTGGTGAAGTACAAGAGTAAAACGTACAGCGGCTACTGGTCCCTCTGCGCCGCCGTCAACAGGGCCCTTGACGAGG gaATACCTATTACCAGTGCATCGTATTTTGCCACCATGACGCTTGACCAAGTTAGGCATGTATTTCGCTCTGACACAGAAGTGCCCATACCTTTGATTGAAGAAAGACATCGGGTGCTGAATGAAAGCGGAACAGTTCTGTTAGAGAAGTTTGGAGGCTCTTTCCTCACCTGTGTTAAAATGAGTGAGAAAAGTGCTCAGAAACTGCTACGTCTAGTACTGGAAAATTTTCCTTCTTACAGAGATGAAGCTCTGTTTGAG aaaaaaagggtGTCTTTCTACAAACGGGCACAAATACTTGTGGCTGATACGTGGAGTGTATTAGAAGGCAAAGGACATGGCTCTTTTGATGACATTTCTAGTCTGACTATATTTGCTGACTACAGAATTCCTCAAGTTCTTGTTCATTTAAAAGCAATGAAGTATTCTGAAGAACTAATGAAGAAACTACGTGAAG GAACAATTTTCCAGTCTGGAGATAGAGAGGAGGTGGAGATCCGTGGCTGTTCGATTTGGTGTTGTGCATTGATTTGTAAGCACCTGCTGGAGCTCTACCAGAAGAAGGGTCAAGACATGCGTGAAAAGATCAATGCAGTTTTACTCGATTATCATCTTTGGGACTATGCCAGGGATCACAGGGAGGAGATGAAAGATATTCCATTTCACCGAGTACGCTGTATATATTACTAA